A region of the Syntrophales bacterium genome:
CTAAAAGTGTATCCTGAAATTCCTGGAATATTGCCAGATAGAGGGTCAGCTCATTATTGGTCCACCGGTAATTTATAAGGGTTCTGAAATTAAACCTTGTTTCTGTAAATGCAGCGAAGTAATTGAGGATGTTGGTGGAAAGTTTGTTTGCTTTTTTTGGGTTGTTTATTGGCATCATTAACCCTTGCTTAAACCTATTAAAGCATTATTTAGAGCATTGGTTCTTTCTTGCAATGTTGCCCGCTATGAAATTAACAGTTTCGCCTTTCCGATGTAAGTTATAAACTTGAAAATTGAAATAAGCAAGGAATTTCAGCTAATCTGCGACTGTCTCAACCCGTCTTATATTGTGAAAAAGGGCGCTATATCTGTGTTCCCTCTGACAGTATATTTACGTACTCCGCATACATGTATCTCTTATCCCGTTTTCTTCCCGTTATCTCTTCAAGTATCCCGGTCTTTTCAAACTGGGATACCAAAGTAGAAGCCAACTGAAACGAAATGTTAAATTCCTTTGCCACATCATTTACGGAAACATAAGGTTTGTGGAACAGGCTATCCAGTATACCGACAGCGATCGGAGAAAATATCTTTTTCTTCCAGATAACACTTCTATGATTACTCTACAACTCAAGAATCTTTTTCACGGTCTCCATTTCTGTAAATTTGGGTATTGCCGATACCCTTCTGAGTATTGTATTTCTCAATTCCTGATTGCACGTAATTTCATAAAGCGATTCTTCTTTTTTGATTACTTTTTTTACGTGAAGGGGCACAAATTTTGGACGTTTTCTCTTGTATCTGCGAACTCCTAACGTTTCGTTCCATGTAGCTCATGTATTACAGGATCTTTAACTTTTTTATAAGGCTTCAGCATTTTTTGAGACTTTCTTATAGAAGCAAATGCGCATGTCCCGATTCCAAGAAACATCAAAAATACCGGCAAGAGGATGAACGCGGCTGGCTCAACCAGGAAGCCAAGCAGGAAGACTGCCAGCAGCCCGAGTATCCCAATCGACATAAAGATCGAAGACACGATGTATCCTATTGCGATACCGAGCTTCCAGTGAAAAAGAGAATAATCTTTCACCTTTTCAATATCGAAGTCCAGCCCAAGTTTTCTGAACTCCTCGATGTAAAAAGAATCGGTCCTTTTAATCATTTAAAAACCTCCATTTATTATTTGTCTTATTCCTCATATTCAGTGTATAAAGTTAGAATCTTATCTTTTAAGGAAGTGGTTTTATGTCTTTAAAAGTGATCAAAGGCGGCTATCAAAAGGACCGGTGGATGCATGATCCGGACATCGATGAAGAAACATTAGAGATCTTCAATGAATTATTTACCAAGATCGCAGAAAATGAACGGCCGGAAGCTGCTAAATATGTCTGGAAACCAAGCAAAAAACAGCCCAAACCAACCCTCGTAAAAAAATAGATTACGCTCTTTTTAAAACTAAAATCTTACCCCGTCCATGAATGCCCTTGTGTCCTGTCCCAGTATCTGCGTGTATACCAGGGTAGATCCGATATCCCTGTGTCCTAACCACTCCTTGAGGACCGTGATAGGTGTTCCCTGGATGAGGCAGTTTATTGCGAATGAATGTCTGAATGTGTGCGGATGCGCCCTGTTGTCGTTGATCCCGGCCATCCCGCATGCCTTCCGTACATGATAATGGGCCGTCTTTCTGTTAAATTGAAAAAGCCGGTCTTCTCTGGAAATTACATTTTCATTCAGCCAGACCGCAACCTCTCCAACAAATTCCGGTTTCAGGGGAATCATCCTGGTGTGGTTGGCCCGTTTCAGGGTTCTGACCCTGACCACCCTGGCCCTCATGTCGATATCACCCGACTTCACCGATACTGCCTCGGATATCCGGGTACCCGTATTCCAGAGAAACTCGCAGAGGAACCATGCCGTGTAGTGCTTTTCCTTCAGCTCATCGGAGAGGATCCGGTGGATCTCGTCGGCGGTAAAGTATTTCGGTATCTCCCTTGAGAATGTGCGGGAAAGCTGGCGGCTTCCCATCGGGATGATGTTGCCCATTATTTTTTATCTCCTTTCGTATAGGACAATAGAAATTGATTTTGTCCTATAAATAATAAATCCGGGCTTGTTTCTGCCCCTTTTTAGAGGTCAAAACAGTGTGTCCGGAGGGCAGATATAGGACAAAATTCTACATTTTGTCACACACAAGAATCCGCTTGACTCTCTCCAGTTCAGCCACCTGAAGATCCCTTTCCTTTTCAGCAGCTGACTTTTCGTACATGTCAAGATAATCAAAATCCAGGTTCCTGAGGGCCTGAATGGTTTTTTCTATCACTACCTATCCTCATGATTATTTATTTGTATATTTTTCCAGTTAACCATAATAAGATATTATCTTATTATCATATTAACCCCTTTTTGTCAAGGATATAATAGATACTTATTGTTTGATAAACAGGATTGTGTTATGAAAAGCCATGGCTACGAAAAAACCCATCGTTACAATGGTATTTGATGAAGAACTTCTCAGGCGTGTGGACGACTACCGCTACGGCAACCGGATTCCCACAAGAACGGAAGCCATAAGGCAGATACTTGAGAAGGGATTAAAGGAGATCGAAAAGGAAAAGAATAAAGGGTCCCTTTAAAAGGCATGCAGGCAACAGATATGTGAGCCTTATTGTGCAGTGAAAATGCGGATTTGAATGATTAATTAACGCCAGCTATTTTTCCTCCGCAAAAGTGGTCATTTAACATCTCCTATACTAGACTAAACGTTGGTAACGGTCTAATTTTTTTCATCTTTTAAAAAAAAGTCCTTGACAACCTGCAGTAAAGCTATTAGATAATATATAGAATTTTATTTCTCTATCCAGAGAGACCCTCGTTAGGCTGGATGCCTTTACACAAAAGGAACCACGAGGCCCTAATTTATCGGTAAGCGATTACAAATTTAAAATCGGTAGTCCGGTATCTGAGACTGGCAGACATGCCAGGCTAAAAAAGGGAGAGATAGGAGCCTTCCTGTCCGTATCCATCAAGGATAAACGAAGGCTTTGTAGTGCCCGAAAAAGATAGCTTCCTTTTAGGAAGCATAAAGGTAATATAAATAAAGGCTTATCAGGTCGTATGTTAAAGACCGATTGGCCTTTTTTTGCATGGTAAGTTCGTTACCCTGAGCAAAAACACTTTAACCCCGGAGGGGGATCATATTCCCCTTGGGGAGTATTGTTTCCTCTCTGTAATTAACAAGAGAAAGGAGGCAGTACAAAAGTTTTGCGATGTGCTTAACGATGAGAGGCAGGAGAGGCAAATCTTTCGTGGCCGTGCCAACGCCTGAGAGAATGCCGGTTTCCTGCTGGGCTTTAGCTATACCTTGTAGGTATGGTTTTAGCCGGAAAACAGAAAACAGGAAAAAAGTTGCCTGGTGTATCGATATCAAGAGAGATACAGCGGGCTTTTTTGTGCGCTTTTTTCGCTAATACGCGGTGCGAAAAAAGCAAAAGTCAATCAAGAAAGCTGCAGCATTCTGCAGTGAAAAGCCATCCATCACGCAGGGGCCTCTCTCCCCTCCTGCAGAAAAAAACCATCACAATTTGGCAGGTGGGAACTTCTTCGTGTACGATTCAGAGGATAAACCTTTGTCCACAAAGAGACGTGCACGCACGAAAACTATAAGTTCCCGATCATACTGGTTCTTTAACAACAAAATCCGCGTCAAATTCGTCAAGGCTTGTGAGCCTTGACATGACACCTGGCGATCGCTTTCAGACCTTGAAAAAGTCTGCATGAGAGTCGGGTCCCCCATGATTTTTTAGTCGCCAAAGTCGGCAATAGGGCCGACAGGCCGTTGATGTCCCATGCGACTATCAACGATTAATTTTAACTAGAATACATTTAACTTGTAAGGATTAGAACAAATGGGGATCACACGAGAATATTTTATTTATAGGCAAAAATACACCAATGTCCGCCGCTGGAAGAGATCACCAACTGCGGCTCGGGAGCGGCAACGGATTGTCGTGGATTTTCTTTGCCACATCAAGGGACATGTTTTTGCAATCAAGGACATTAAACGGGAGGATTATGACCAGTATATGAATTTCCTGAGAAGCAGGCGGGGCTTGGCCGTGGGAACACAAGACCGATACCGCTATGCGCTCAAAGAATTTTTCAAGGAGGCAAAGCTCAACATTCCGGTCAAGACAGGCCCCAAAAAAAGACATAGTGAACGTATGAATAAGCTTGCCCGCGCTCTGAGCAAAAGTGGTATCCCACCAGAATATCATAATGAAATGTTTGAAATAGCAGAAAGGATTTTTTATGCAAATCCCAAAAAATAAAAGGAACTATGGAAATGGCAAGGTTTTAAATAGCTATGTCTGCTGGCGCCTCGCCGAAATTACGCAAAACTACGCCCATAAAGGCACCGCTGCAAAAAAGAAGGCACACTCCGCTATCAGAAAATACGCCTCATTCCTGAAGGAAGAGTTCGGGATCCGGTACTTAGAAAAGGTTAAGCGAATACACCAGGAAAGATTTGGGGTCTATTTGTACGAGAAGGTTAACGATGACGAGATTGGGAGGTCCACTGTGGCCGATTATATTAGCAGTATAAATCAAATGTGGTTGGCCACAGGAAATCACGAAATGGTGATTTCCGCCCGACAGTTTGGCGTAAGCAAAGGCCGGCGGTTTTCGAATTCCGATCACTCTATTTCCCGTGAGAATATCGAAAAAATGAAAAATGCCCTGGAAGAGATGTACAGAAAGACTGGAAATGTTCACTACGAGTGTTTGAGATATCAAATCATAGTACAACAAGA
Encoded here:
- a CDS encoding phage integrase N-terminal SAM-like domain-containing protein; translated protein: MGITREYFIYRQKYTNVRRWKRSPTAARERQRIVVDFLCHIKGHVFAIKDIKREDYDQYMNFLRSRRGLAVGTQDRYRYALKEFFKEAKLNIPVKTGPKKRHSERMNKLARALSKSGIPPEYHNEMFEIAERIFYANPKK
- a CDS encoding site-specific integrase, with product MGNIIPMGSRQLSRTFSREIPKYFTADEIHRILSDELKEKHYTAWFLCEFLWNTGTRISEAVSVKSGDIDMRARVVRVRTLKRANHTRMIPLKPEFVGEVAVWLNENVISREDRLFQFNRKTAHYHVRKACGMAGINDNRAHPHTFRHSFAINCLIQGTPITVLKEWLGHRDIGSTLVYTQILGQDTRAFMDGVRF